From one Lolium rigidum isolate FL_2022 chromosome 4, APGP_CSIRO_Lrig_0.1, whole genome shotgun sequence genomic stretch:
- the LOC124649108 gene encoding chaperone protein dnaJ C76, chloroplastic-like isoform X1 — protein MAPALLSPPLITTSPSTLRTVSPTPSSRWCRRARPLASSGSGFTRDRRRSGSIRGRRGLRIYAYTAEAEQGRSEEDAADDFYSVLGVMPDATTEEIKKAYYSCMKTCHPDLSGDDPDVTNVCMFVNEVYTVLTDPVQRAVYDELHGYAATAANPFFDDSAPKDQVFVDEFTCIGCKICANVCPNVFEIEEDFGRSRVCSQTCSPDLIQDAIDSCPVDCIHWTSAAQLSLLENEMRRIERVNVGLMNAGMGVSVNVFRMASTRWEKRQAKVLERIRTRMINQKNSDPNSSWSDIWGSTTRYQTNDEEAVERANRAARAATRWREYSRKGTDKSPRYKLPEAVGKDE, from the exons ATGGCTCCTGCTCTTCTCTCGCCACCGCTGATCACCACCTCCCCCTCGACGCTCCGCACCGTCTCGCCGACGCCGTCTTCCCGCTGGTGCCGCCGCGCCCGGCCGTTGGCCTCCTCTGGGTCTGGGTTCACGAGAGACCGGCGCCGGAGCGGGAGTATTCGGGGACGGAGGGGCCTCAGGATCTATGCCTATACGGCGGAAGCTGAACAAGGGAGAtcggaggaggacgcggccgaCGACTTCTACTCTGTTCTTGGCGTC ATGCCAGATGCAACCACGGAGGAAATCAAGAAAGCCTACTACAGTTGCATGAAGACGTGCCACCCTGACCTTAGTGGAGACGACCCTGATGTGACGAACGTCTGCATGTTCGTCAACGAGGTTTACACG GTTCTGACCGATCCGGTGCAGCGTGCCGTGTATGATGAGCTCCATGGCTACGCAGCGACGGCCGCCAACCCTTTCTTTGATGACAGTGCGCCCAAGGATCAGGTCTTTGTTGACGAGTTTACCTGTATAG GATGCAAGATCTGTGCCAATGTCTGCCCCAATGTGTTCGAAATTGAGGAGGACTTTGGGAGGTCAAGAGTCTGCTCCCAGACATGTAGCCCGGACCTAATTCAGGATGCCATTGATAGTTG CCCAGTTGACTGCATTCACTGGACTTCTGCTGCACAACTTTCACTCCTTGAAAATGAAATGCGAAGAATAGAAAGGGTAAAT GTTGGGCTGATGAATGCTGGGATGGGTGTTTCTGTCAATGTATTTAGAATG GCAAGCACACGTTGGGAAAAGAGACAAGCAAAAGTGTTG GAAAGAATCCGAACACGGATGATCAACCAGAAGAATTCAGACCCGAATAGCTCTTGGAGTGATATCTGGGGGTCCACAACGCGATACCAAACCAATG ATGAAGAAGCAGTAGAGAGAGCGAACAGAGCGGCAAGAGCAGCTACGCGATGGAGAGAATACTCAAGAAAAGGCACCGACAAGTCTCCGAGATACAAACTTCCAGAGGCAGTGGGCAAAGATGAGTAA
- the LOC124649108 gene encoding chaperone protein dnaJ C76, chloroplastic-like isoform X2: MAPALLSPPLITTSPSTLRTVSPTPSSRWCRRARPLASSGSGFTRDRRRSGSIRGRRGLRIYAYTAEAEQGRSEEDAADDFYSVLGVMPDATTEEIKKAYYSCMKTCHPDLSGDDPDVTNVCMFVNEVYTVLTDPVQRAVYDELHGYAATAANPFFDDSAPKDQVFVDEFTCIGCKICANVCPNVFEIEEDFGRSRVCSQTCSPDLIQDAIDSCPVDCIHWTSAAQLSLLENEMRRIERVGLMNAGMGVSVNVFRMASTRWEKRQAKVLERIRTRMINQKNSDPNSSWSDIWGSTTRYQTNDEEAVERANRAARAATRWREYSRKGTDKSPRYKLPEAVGKDE, from the exons ATGGCTCCTGCTCTTCTCTCGCCACCGCTGATCACCACCTCCCCCTCGACGCTCCGCACCGTCTCGCCGACGCCGTCTTCCCGCTGGTGCCGCCGCGCCCGGCCGTTGGCCTCCTCTGGGTCTGGGTTCACGAGAGACCGGCGCCGGAGCGGGAGTATTCGGGGACGGAGGGGCCTCAGGATCTATGCCTATACGGCGGAAGCTGAACAAGGGAGAtcggaggaggacgcggccgaCGACTTCTACTCTGTTCTTGGCGTC ATGCCAGATGCAACCACGGAGGAAATCAAGAAAGCCTACTACAGTTGCATGAAGACGTGCCACCCTGACCTTAGTGGAGACGACCCTGATGTGACGAACGTCTGCATGTTCGTCAACGAGGTTTACACG GTTCTGACCGATCCGGTGCAGCGTGCCGTGTATGATGAGCTCCATGGCTACGCAGCGACGGCCGCCAACCCTTTCTTTGATGACAGTGCGCCCAAGGATCAGGTCTTTGTTGACGAGTTTACCTGTATAG GATGCAAGATCTGTGCCAATGTCTGCCCCAATGTGTTCGAAATTGAGGAGGACTTTGGGAGGTCAAGAGTCTGCTCCCAGACATGTAGCCCGGACCTAATTCAGGATGCCATTGATAGTTG CCCAGTTGACTGCATTCACTGGACTTCTGCTGCACAACTTTCACTCCTTGAAAATGAAATGCGAAGAATAGAAAGG GTTGGGCTGATGAATGCTGGGATGGGTGTTTCTGTCAATGTATTTAGAATG GCAAGCACACGTTGGGAAAAGAGACAAGCAAAAGTGTTG GAAAGAATCCGAACACGGATGATCAACCAGAAGAATTCAGACCCGAATAGCTCTTGGAGTGATATCTGGGGGTCCACAACGCGATACCAAACCAATG ATGAAGAAGCAGTAGAGAGAGCGAACAGAGCGGCAAGAGCAGCTACGCGATGGAGAGAATACTCAAGAAAAGGCACCGACAAGTCTCCGAGATACAAACTTCCAGAGGCAGTGGGCAAAGATGAGTAA